A window of Cottoperca gobio chromosome 16, fCotGob3.1, whole genome shotgun sequence contains these coding sequences:
- the LOC115021088 gene encoding IgGFc-binding protein-like has translation MASDLLPFTVTTKNDHRGNRRVSFVRTVEINVHKQTIIIGRHRRQVQVNGELQYLPVSLLGGKVSVKQSGVYASLTTDFGLSVKYDWKMRLYITVPSSYYQHLGGLCGNYNGDRTDDLPETKGSRLSAVLSMIQKWKTNKSDRFCSDNCAGRCPTCSSKQQAHYRHPKLCGILKKPDGPFSACHKQVDPSMYLDNCVYDVCVNRGARQVLCDNLKSYDDACLSEEVKVNPQWRMVTKCCSHYEACGSACPPSCMLPDSQKLCKDPCVEGCQCNKGLVLSGDRLYDCKPVTCKKNEHCALKGGVRSCYPASYATCQGTGDPHYRSFDQQRFDFQGTCTYILSQVTKGSDHDLEPFQVLVQNENRGRNKAVSYTKSVSLVVFGNITVSMSRANMGKILVQLEQPRQLDFAQFILFCYKWQEERLAALATVLMVNVLSVSLRCSYVTNSRAPVVSSLTRTDRLEGGEVQCDPKFSCSANEKCVVKGGFSSCSPTSVGSCSVSGVRIVRSFDGQAYPLWGDCLFMLVEVEENKGGLEAFSVSVQQQTNKDGTVSRSVKLQVYDMEITMETGVVWEIKVDDIKVSLPVSLAEGNLRAHQNGINIIIESDFGLRLTYDSLAGVFLQVPSTYRSSPRGLCGNYTGELSDEPASAGEKPADAAAVWVIKKDDAPCETSCGAGSCPKQDGQKVPEAQKACDIIKSQQGPFAGCHSTVAPTPDYVACVSGVGCGSLSSLSGGSVWVTPGSLHCGRSVTCPAGSHYELCSSSCSSTCFSLQRSEPCPVCQEGCQCDDGLMSDGVRCVPVEKCGCSGASVLLEDCSERCVCQSGQFSCNSTSCQEGEECSNKDGTIGCYSTDPCADVECRVKEYCEVSEGQGVCVPDSKAFCWAFGDPHYTTFDGYTYSFQGTCSYVLVNTTGVDPSLPEVTVTTKNELRNNPEGSFVRSATVEMLGHRITIPSSDRGLILVDGIRTELPVLLEGGSISITQSGIRGTLQTDFGIEVTFDWATLVMVSISSSFYGNVAGLCGNYNGNKEDELTAAGGSLAANVTDWAGTWSVEDFDPFCYHHCDGVCPQCSAEDRKRYTGPDYCGILSDKKGPFSGCHGSVPVAEIESDCLYDVCTNEGRQEVLCEALSSYLAECQEAEASVLPWRQLVKCSVACPAHSHYELCGSACPASCGPQPEVCPQACVEGCFCDPGYIRSGTECVLKEKGCGCTHDGHYYLPGVIFWADSLCNEKCVCDRATQKARCEHSGCRTEEKCSVVNGVQDCYPISFKTCTARGDPHFRSFDGRKFDFQGNCVYKLASVCGDTTGLQPFEVNLENNNRGNKKVSYAKVVTVQVYGNTYTLSVDYPGSVLVDGLENFLPFSNSSTQTLVQVYHRHRLAVIETKFLKVSFDFASAVRVELATSYHSAACGLCGNFNDDPADDMTLPNGKLASNANEFGVSQWLADVEGCSHECKDCAQPLPPDFKPPSYTSVCDVITAQDGPLADCVDRVDSKQYHHDCIYDMVLNEGKQQSACDIISDYVEECQKKEGCVKSWRTRRLCWMQCAANSMYSVTAPGCPISCTGTSPPAECKTLPSEGCMCNPGYVLSQNRCVPLAECGCVFNGQYLVSGQKFYTKSDCQRLCECHGGMVTCKHEPCKTNESCGVQKGVRGCYADLKHGKK, from the exons ATGGCGTCTGACCTCCTGCCTTTCACTGTGACGACCAAGAATGACCACCGAGGTAACCGCCGAGTTTCATTTGTGAGGACTGTAGAAATCAACGTTCACAAGCAGACGATCATCATCGGCAGACACAGGAGACAAGTGCAG GTGAATGGAGAACTTCAGTACTTGCCTGTCAGTTTGTTAGGCGGTAAGGTCTCTGTAAAGCAGAGTGGAGTCTATGCTTCCCTCACCACTGACTTTGGCCTGAGTGTAAAGTATGACTGGAAAATGAGGCTGTACATCACAGTGCCATCCTCCTACTATCAACACCTGGGAGGCCTCTGTGGAAACTACAATGGTGACAGGACAGATGACCTGCCTGAAACAAAAG GCTCCAGGCTATCTGCTGTGCTGAGCATGATCCAGAAGTGGAAGACCAATAAGTCCGATCGGttctgtagtgataactgtgcTGGTCGCTGTCCCACGTGTTCATCAAAGCAGCAGGCCCACTACCGCCATCCCAAACTCTGTGGGATCCTGAAAAAGCCAGATGGACCATTTTCAGCCTGCCACAAACAGGTTGACCCCTCTATGTACCTGGACAACTGTGTCTACGATGTCTGTGTCAATAGAG GTGCAAGACAGGTTCTCTGTGATAACCTGAAGAGTTATGATGATGCCTGTCTGTCAGAAGAAGTGAAAGTCAACCCTCAGTGGAGAATGGTTACCAAATGCT GTAGCCATTATGAGGCTTGTGGTTCCGCCTGCCCCCCCTCCTGCATGCTTCCAGACAGTCAGAAGCTGTGTAAAGACCCCTGTGTGGAGGGATGCCAATGTAATAAAGGACTGGTGCTTAGTGGAGACAG ACTGTACGAT tGCAAACCCGTCACCTGTAAGAAGAATGAGCACTGTGCCTTGAAAGGGGGTGTGAGGAGCTGCTACCCAGCATCCTATGCAACATGCCAGGGAACTGGAGACCCCCACTATCGAAGCTTTGACCAACAGCGGTTTGATTTCCAGGGCACTTGCACCTATATCCTGTCTCAAGTCACCAAGGGATCAGACCATGACCTGGAACCGTTCCAAGTGCTGGTTCAAAATGAGAACAGAGGGCGTAACAAGGCTGTGTCCTACACCAAGTCCGTCTCCCTTGTTGTGTTCGGTAACATCACTGTCAGCATGAGTCGTGCCAACATGGGGAAAATACTG GTTCAACTGGAACAGCCACGTCAGCTTGACTTTGCCCAGTTCATTCTCTTCTGCTACAAGTG GCAGGAGGAGCGCCTGGCTGCACTAGCGACTGTCCTGATGGTAAATGTCCTGAGTGTGAGCCTGCGCTGCTCCTACGTTACCAACAGCAGAGCTCCTGTGGTGTCATCGCTGACAAGGACGGACCGTTTAG AAGGTGGAGAAGTACAGTGTGATCCTAAATTTAGCTGTTCAGCCAATGAGAAGTGTGTTGTGAAAGGAGGTTTCTCCTCCTGTTCTCCCACAAGTGTTGGCTCCTGTTCTGTGAGTGGAGTCAGGATAGTGAGGTCCTTTGATGGACAG GCATATCCTCTGTGGGGAGACTGTTTGTTCATGTTGGTAGAAGTGGAGGAGAACAAGGGAGGGCTGGAAgccttctctgtgtctgtacaGCAGCAAACCAATAAGGATGGTACCGTCTCACGCAGTGTGAAGCTCCAGGTTTACGACATGGAAATCACTATGGAGACCGGGGTTGTCTGGGAAATCAAG GTTGATGACATCAAAGTCTCCCTTCCTGTGTCACTGGCTGAAGGGAACCTGCGAGCACATCAAAATGGCATCAACATCATCATTGAAAGTGACTTTGGTCTGAGACTGACCTACGACAGTTTGGCAGGCGTGTTCTTACAAGTCCCATCCACCTATCGCAGCTCTCCACGTGGTCTCTGTGGCAACTATACCGGTGAGCTGTCTGATGAGCCAGCATCAGCAGGAGAGAAGCCAGcagatgcagcagcagtttgGGTCATAAAGAAGGATGACGCTCCATGTGAGACCAGTTGTGGTGCCGGTTCCTGCCCCAAGCAAGATGGACAGAAGGTCCCAGAGGCCCAAAAGGCCTGTGACATCATCAAATCCCAGCAGGGCCCGTTTGCAGGCTGCCACTCAACAGTGGCCCCAACTCCCGACTATGTTGCTTGTGTCAG TGGTGTGGGCTGTGGCAGCCTCAGTAGCCTCAGTGGGGGCAGTGTCTGGGTCACTCCAGGCTCCTTGCACTGCGGGCGGT ctGTGACGTGTCCAGCAGGAAGTCACTATGAGCTGTGCTCCTcgtcctgctcctccacctgcttctctctgcagagGTCAGAGCCCTGCCCAGTGTGCCAGGAGGGCTGCCAGTGTGACGACGGCCTGATGTCTGACGGAGTCCGCTGTGTGCCCGTGGAGAAATGTGGCTGC TCGGGTGCATCAGTGTTACTGGAGGACTGCTCAGAGCGCTGTGTCTGCCAGTCTGGACAGTTCAGCTGCAACTCCACCAGCTGCCAGGAGGGCGAGGAGTGTAGCAACAAGGATGGAACAATTGGCTGCTACTCCACAG acccTTGTGCTGATGTTGAGTGCAGGGTAAAAGAGTACTGTGAGGTGTCAGAAGGCCAAGGAGTGTGTGTTCCTGATTCTAAGGCCTTTTGCTGGGCTTTCGGCGACCCACACTACACGACGTTTGACGGCTATACCTACTCTTTCCAGGGAACCTGCTCCTATGTCCTCGTCAACACCACAG GTGTTGACCCCTCCCTGCCAGAGGTCACTGTGACCACCAAGAATGAGCTGCGTAATAACCCTGAAGGCTCCTTTGTGCGttcagccactgtggagatGTTGGGCCACCGTATCACCATCCCATCCTCTGACAGAGGACTCATATTG gTGGACGGTATTAGGACGGAGCTTCCTGTCCTTCTTGAAGGAGGCAGCATCTCCATAACACAATCTGGAATAAGAGGCACACTCCAGACTGATTTTGGCATTGAAGTCACTTTTGATTGGGCCACACTTGTCATGGTGTCCATCAGCAGCAGTTTCTATGGTAATGTGGCTGGGCTTTGTGGCAACTACAACGGCAACAAGGAGGATGAGCTGACGGCGGCCGGAGGCAGCTTAGCTGCTAATGTGACAGACTGGGCAGGGACGTGGAGCGTCGAGGACTTCGACCCCTTCTGTTACCACCACTGTGACGGCGTGTGTCCTCAGTGCTCAGCAGAGGACCGCAAAAG GTACACGGGTCCAGACTACTGTGGGATTCTGAGCGATAAGAAGGGACCTTTCTCTGGTTGTCATGGTAGCGTGCCAGTAGCAGAGATTGAGTCAGACTGTTTGTATGATGTCTGCACCAATGAAGGACGGCAGGAAGTGCTGTGTGAGGCCCTGAGCAGCTACCTGGCAGAGTGCCAGGAAGCTGAAGCGTcagtgttgccatggagacaaCTGGTCAAATGTT CTGTTGCATGTCCGGCCCACAGCCACTACGAGCTGTGTGGCTCAGCCTGTCCAGCCAGCTGCGGCCCTCAGCCAGAGGTGTGCCCTCAGGCCTGTGTGGAAGGCTGCTTCTGTGACCCGGGATATATCCGCAGTGGAACAGA gTGTGTTCTCAAAGAGAAGGGCTGTGGCTGTACCCACGATGGCCACTATTACTTGCCAGGTGTTATTTTCTGGGCCGACTCGCTGTGTAATGAGAAGTGCGTTTGTGATAGAGCGACACAAAAGGCGCGATGTGAGCACTCCGGTTGTCGAACCGAAGAGAAATGCAGTGTTGTGAACGGAGTCCAAGACTGTTACCCAATCAGCTTTAAGACTTGCACTGCACGCGGAGATCCACACTTCCGATCCTTCGATGGACGCAAGTTCGACTTCCAGGGCAACTGTGTCTACAAGCTGGCCAGTGTGTGTGGAGATACTACAGGTCTGCAGCCCTTTGAG GTAAACCTGGAGAATAACAATCGTGGCAACAAAAAAGTGTCGTATGCTAAAGTGGTGACTGTTCAAGTCTAtggcaacacatacacactgtcaGTGGACTACCCAGGCAGTGTACTG GTGGACGGGCTTGAGAACTTCCTACCATTCTCCAATTCGTCCACTCAAACACTGGTCCAGGTttatcacagacacagactggCTGTCATTGAAACAAAATTTCTGAag GTCTCCTTTGACTTTGCGAGTGCAGTGAGGGTGGAGCTGGCGACTAGTTATCACAGTGCAGCCTGCGGACTTTGTGGAAACTTCAATGATGACCCTGCTGATGACATGACGTTGCCCAATGGGAAGCTGGCTTCCAACGCCAATGAGTTTGGAGTGAGCCAGTGGCTGGCGGACGTGGAGGGCTGCTCCCATGAGT GTAAAGACTGTGCTCAACCGCTGCCCCCTGACTTCAAACCCCCCAgctacacatcagtgtgtgatgtCATCACAGCACAGGACGGGCCGCTGGCTGACTGTGTAGACAGAGTAGATTCGAAGCAGTACCATCACGACTGTATCTATGACATGGTGCTCAATGAGGGCAAACAACAGTCCGcctgtgacatcatcagtgactaTGTAGAAGAGTGTCAGAAAAAAGAAGGCTGTGTGAAGTCATGGAGGACGAGGCGCCTCTGCT ggatgCAGTGTGCAGCCAACAGTATGTACAGTGTCACAGCTCCTGGCTGTCCAATCAGCTGCACCGGTACATCTCCACCTGCCGAGTGTAAGACCCTGCCCAGTGAGGGTTGTATGTGTAACCCTGGTTACGTGCTAAGTCAG